Proteins encoded by one window of Glycine soja cultivar W05 chromosome 15, ASM419377v2, whole genome shotgun sequence:
- the LOC114387201 gene encoding probable WRKY transcription factor 48, whose translation MAEEKREEEVAHPNNSSSTTMPFSDEIPNNNNLMMTFPFQVPPTIFDVMMMPSSSSSFIDLLGVQDYNAPLFDCLPGGGYRPAPSPASSNVPDSSEVLNTPAASPNLSSISSSSNEATVNNNAEQSLKPGNDQEEAEAEEEGGNGGRGDDQDQDKTKKQLKPKKKNQKKQREPRFAFMTKSEVDHLDDGYKWRKYGQKAVKNSPYPRSYYRCTSAGCGVKKRVERSSDDPSIVVTTYEGQHRHPCPASARASFGFVSEPSSFGYAGSFGPSHFMLPHQHHQQAQSSALMYNNSTTPPLNVVSSSSTSNYMNTTSFGGFVQDHANRHGFGHEALLRDNGLLQDIIVPTQLGMVCNAL comes from the exons ATGGCGGAGGAGAAAAGAGAAGAGGAAGTAGCGCACCCCAACAACTCATCATCCACCACCATGCCATTTTCCGATGAGAttcccaacaacaacaacttgaTGATGACTTTCCCTTTCCAAGTACCACCCACCATCTTCGACGTCATGATGATGCcttcgtcttcttcttccttcattgACCTGCTCGGCGTGCAGGACTACAACGCGCCGTTATTCGATTGCCTTCCCGGCGGCGGATACCGCCCTGCGCCGTCTCCGGCGAGCTCCAACGTCCCAGACTCCTCCGAGGTGTTGAACACGCCGGCTGCGTCGCCTAATTTGTCGTCGATTTCGTCGTCGTCGAATGAGGCTACGGTCAATAACAACGCCGAACAGAGTTTGAAACCTGGGAATGACCAAGAAGAAGCAGAAGCAGAGGAAGAAGGTGGTAATGGAGGCAGAGGAGATGACCAAGATCAAGACAAGACTAAGAAACA GCTGAAACCGAAGAAGAAGAACCAAAAGAAGCAAAGAGAACCGAGATTTGCGTTCATGACAAAGAGCGAGGTTGATCACCTAGACGATGGTTATAAGTGGCGCAAGTACGGCCAAAAAGCTGTGAAGAACAGCCCTTATCCCAG GAGCTACTACCGTTGCACCAGCGCGGGTTGCGGCGTTAAGAAGCGCGTGGAGCGTTCCTCCGACGACCCTTCCATCGTTGTTACAACCTACGAAGGGCAGCACAGGCACCCGTGCCCTGCTTCGGCACGGGCTAGCTTCGGCTTTGTGTCCGAACCCAGCAGCTTCGGATACGCCGGTTCGTTTGGTCCCTCACACTTTATGCTGCCACATCAGCACCACCAGCAAGCACAATCTTCGGCTTTGATGTATAATAACTCCACCACCCCTCCTTTGAATGTTGTTAGCTCCAGTAGTACTAGTAACTACATGAACACGACGTCGTTTGGTGGATTTGTTCAGGATCACGCGAACCGTCATGGTTTTGGGCATGAGGCTTTGTTGAGGGACAATGGGCTTCTTCAGGACATTATTGTGCCAACTCAG CTTGGTATGGTTTGTAATGCTCTCTAA